The Medicago truncatula cultivar Jemalong A17 chromosome 4, MtrunA17r5.0-ANR, whole genome shotgun sequence genome includes a region encoding these proteins:
- the LOC11410416 gene encoding methylmalonate-semialdehyde dehydrogenase [acylating], mitochondrial — translation MSQLSIQRAKKLKFLMPQISAFGSSHFSTSPQPSSSDHNKRVPNLIGGRFLDSKSSNFIDVLNPATQEVVSQVPLTTDEEFKAAVSAAKKAFPSWRNTPVTTRQRVMLKLQELIRRDMDKLALNITTEQGKTLKDAQGDVFRGLEVVEHACGMGTLQMGEYVSNVSHGVDTYSVREPIGVCAGICPFNFPAMIPLWMFPVAVTCGNTFVLKPSEKDPGASMMLAELALEAGLPEGVLNVVHGTHDVVNAICDDDDIKAISFVGSNVAGMHIYSRAAAKGKRVQSNMGAKNHAIVMPDANVDATVNALVAAGFGAAGQRCMALSTVVFVGGSQAWATKIIERAKALKVNAGTEPDADLGPVISKQAKERVHRLVQSGVESGARLLLDGRNIVVPGYESGNFVGPTILSNITADMECYKEEIFGPVLLFMEADSLEDAISIINKNKYGNGASIFTTSGVAARKFQTEIEAGQVGINVPIPVPLPFFSFTGNKASFAGDLNFYGKAGVNFYTQIKTITQQWKDSVGGSKINMAMPTSQKS, via the exons ATGTCGCAGCTTTCTATTCAACGAG CAAAGAAGTTAAAGTTTTTGATGCCTCAGATCTCTGCTTTCGGAAGCTCCCATTTCTCAACATCGCCTCAACCATCTTCTTCTGATCACAATAAGAGGGTTCCCAATCTTATTGGGGGAAGGTTTCTTGACTCTAAATCATCAAATTTCATAGATGTTTTAAACCCT GCGACACAAGAAGTTGTTTCACAAGTTCCATTGACTACTGATGAAGAGTTTAAAGCTGCTGTATCTGCAGCTAAGAAGGCATTTCCATCATGGCGTAACACTCCGGTTACGACGCGCCAACGTGTTATGTTGAAGCTCCAGGAGCTCATTCGCAGAGATATG GATAAACTTGCTCTTAATATAACCACCGAACAAGGAAAGACACTGAAGGATGCACAAGGAGATGTGTTTCGTGGTTTAG AGGTGGTGGAACATGCTTGTGGAATGGGAACTCTACAAATGGGGGAGTATGTTTCAAATGTTTCACATGGAGTTGACACATACAGTGTCAGAGAACCAATTGGTGTTTGTGCTGGGATTTGTCCTTTCAACTTTCCTGCAATGATTCCATTGTGGATGTTTCCCGTGGCTGTTACCTGTGGCAATACATTTGTTCTAAAACCATCAGAGAAAGACCCAG GTGCTTCTATGATGCTTGCAGAATTGGCACTGGAAGCTGGTTTGCCTGAGGGTGTATTAAATGTTGTTCATGGAACCCAT GATGTTGTGAATGCCATTTGTGACGATGACGATATCAAAGCCATATCATTTGTTGGTTCCAATGTT GCTGGAATGCACATATATTCAAGAGCAGCAGCTAAAGGGAAGCGTGTTCAG TCTAATATGGGGGCCAAAAATCATGCAATCGTCATGCCAGACGCAAATGTTGATGCTACTGTAAATGCTTTAGTTGCTGCTGGTTTTGGAGCTGCTGGGCAAAGGTGCATGGCTCTCAGCACAGTTGTTTTCGTGGGAGGTTCACAAGCATG GGCAACTAAAATCATAGAGCGTGCCAAAGCTCTTAAAGTAAACGCTGGAACGGAACCTGATGCAGATCTTGGTCCAGTTATCAGCAAACAG GCAAAGGAGCGAGTGCACAGATTAGTTCAATCCGGGGTCGAAAGTGGTGCCAGACTACTGCTTGATGGAAGAAATATAGTG GTCCCAGGATATGAATCTGGCAATTTTGTTGGCCCCACTATCTTATCAAATATCACTGCCGACATGGAGTGCTACAAG GAGGAAATTTTTGGCCCAGTTCTTCTTTTCATGGAG GCTGATAGCTTGGAAGATGCCATAAGCATTATCAACAAAAACAA GTATGGAAACGGCGCTTCTATATTTACTACTTCTGGTGTTGCTGCCAGGAAATTTCAGACTGAGATTGAGGCTGGGCAG GTTGGCATCAATGTTCCTATTCCAGTTCCTTTGCCATTTTTCTCATTTACAGGCAACAAGGCGTCATTTGCTGGTGATCTCAATTTCTACG GCAAAGCAGGGGTTAACTTTTATACACAGATCAAAACAATAACTCAGCAGTGGAAGGATTCAGTTGGTGGTAGCAAGATTAACATGGCAATGCCAACCTCTCAAAAATCTTGA